From Solibacillus isronensis, a single genomic window includes:
- a CDS encoding DUF2382 domain-containing protein, with protein sequence METRDNKLYGIYDNEAELQAEMDRLRAQGYGEEDMYIVSNRDDQLSMYRNSKGYSTNTDGYDTDNKEGSWWDRFKAFMMGEDLVRDQHFTQMGISEDERNRYYDELQAGKYLLYVDRDYGTYFDEGTKNYGVNNHYERDYEKTDEERLALHEERLQVDKKRVQTGEVQVDKHVVEEQQTIEVPVEHEEVYVERRPVNEDTTLNANGKLHDGINHAYEEGGKIHIPVTEEQVDVTKKDVVTEEIVVGKRKVTDTETVSDTVRREEADVKDTTHTTNHLNDLDHLDNDPLKRTNRGL encoded by the coding sequence ATGGAAACACGTGATAACAAATTATATGGTATTTATGACAATGAAGCGGAATTACAGGCAGAAATGGATCGCCTTCGTGCACAAGGCTATGGTGAAGAAGATATGTACATCGTATCTAATCGTGATGATCAACTATCTATGTACCGAAACTCAAAAGGTTACAGCACAAACACGGATGGTTATGATACTGATAATAAAGAAGGTTCTTGGTGGGACCGCTTTAAAGCATTCATGATGGGTGAAGATTTAGTACGTGATCAACACTTTACACAAATGGGCATCTCTGAGGATGAACGAAACCGTTATTATGATGAACTACAGGCAGGGAAATATTTATTGTATGTAGATAGAGACTATGGTACTTATTTTGATGAAGGTACTAAAAATTATGGCGTGAATAATCATTATGAGCGGGATTATGAAAAAACGGATGAAGAACGTTTAGCGCTTCATGAAGAACGCTTGCAAGTAGATAAAAAACGTGTGCAAACAGGTGAGGTGCAAGTCGACAAACATGTAGTCGAAGAGCAGCAAACGATTGAAGTGCCAGTAGAGCATGAAGAAGTCTATGTAGAAAGACGTCCGGTGAATGAGGATACAACACTTAATGCAAATGGGAAACTTCATGACGGAATCAATCATGCCTATGAAGAAGGGGGTAAAATCCATATCCCGGTAACAGAAGAACAAGTGGATGTTACGAAAAAAGATGTCGTTACGGAGGAAATCGTAGTCGGCAAACGAAAAGTGACTGATACGGAAACTGTTTCTGACACGGTTCGCCGTGAAGAAGCGGACGTTAAGGATACGACCCATACTACAAATCATTTAAATGATTTGGACCATTTGGATAATGATCCGTTAAAACGAACAAACCGCGGATTATAA